Sequence from the uncultured Flavobacterium sp. genome:
AATTTTAATTTTCCTTATTTCGTCTCTGTTATAAGCATTATCAATGATTTTAGGAGCTTTAATATTCGTCATTATAATAACGTCATCTAATTCTTCAGGCTTTGGAGCCATATTGACAATTAGAGCATTGTTTTCTATATCTTTAGCTGAAAGCTTTAATCTTTTAAATAAATAGTTTTTAGAGAAAAATATAAGGCTATCCTGAGGTTTAACCAGAATCGAAAACTCTCCCCAATCATTTGTTCTGGTACTAGTTTGAGCAGTTTTATTGATTACTTCCACATCTTTGAGTAAGATTGTTTCCGAATGAACTTTTCCTTTTAGGAGTTTTTCAGTTTGAGAAATCGAAAGTTGATACGTGAAAAAAGAAATTGTGGTAAGTAATTTTACTTTCATACAGGATTAATTAGTTGAAAGTAAAATTATTAGAATTGTCTTAACTAAAACTTAGCAAATATGTAAATTCTTGTTAATAGATTTTTGCGTAGATGAGGTTTTAGATTAAGTTTTCAGTTAATCAGATTATGATTGAAAACTGCGACTGAATACTCTTTACAATATCTCAAGTAAATCTGAAGGATTATTTAATACCAATTTTGCGCCGGTTGCGATTAGTTCGTCTTTTGTTCTGTAACCCCAGGAAACTCCAACCGGAAACATTTTAGCATTTGTTGCAGTTAAGATGTCGATATCTGAATCGCCTACAAAAAGAATTTCATCTGTTTTTAAGTTCCAGCTTTTGCTTATTTCGATCGCTTCAAACGGATTTGGTTTTTTAAGTGATTCCGTACTTAAACCAATTGCAGCATCAAAATAATCAGGGAATATTTCGGCTACGATTTTTTTGGTAAGTTCATCTGCTTTATTCGAAAAAACAGCTAATTTGAAATCTTGCGATGCCAAATGATCTAATAATTCAATAATACCATTATAAGGTTTTGTTTTTAGCGTGCAAATCTCGCGATATTCCGTAATCATGTTTTGAAAACTGATTTCGATCTCACGTTCTGTATTATTTGATGCCGGCAAAGCTTTACTTACCAAATTTCGTAAACCGCTTCCAATAAAATATTGATAATCATCATACGAATGCGTTGGAAAATTTAGTCTTTGTAGTATTGTATTCATTGCATCAGAAATGTCTTCCAATGAATTTACCAACGTTCCGTCCAGATCAAAAATAACACCTTTAAATTTCATTATATTATATATTATTTGCCAAAATAAAACCGCTTGTCCATGCATTCTGAAAGTTAAAACCTCCCGTAATAGCATCTATATTTACAATTTCTCCAGCAAAATAAAGATTTTGATGCAGTTTGCTTTCCATAGTTTTAAAGTTGATTTCTTTTAAATCGATTCCGCCAGCAGTTACAAACTCTTCTTTGAAAGTGCTTTTTCCGTTTACCTGAAATTTTGCTTTTGTCAATTGAGAAGCTAGATTCTGTAATTGGTTTTTAGATAAATCTGCCCATTTCGTTTCTGCTTCAATTTCAGAAGCTAAAACCAGACTTTCCCATAAACGATTTGGGAAATCAAAAGGAGATTTTTTCGAAACTGCTTTTTTAGCATGTTCCTGTTTTAAGTCTTTCAGAATTTTTTCGGCATCTTCTGTATCAACATCATTTAACCAATTTACGAAAATGGTAAACTGATAATTTTTATCGAATAAAATACGAGCGCCCCAAGCCGAAAGTTTTAGAATTGCAGGACCGCTCATTCCCCAATGTGTGATTAATAAAGGTCCGGTTGATTCTAGTTTTGTATCTTTTACGTTTACGGTAACTTGTGCCGCAACGCCGGGCAATTCTTTTATTCTTGGATCTTTTATGTTGAATGTAAATAGGGAAGGAACCGGACTTACGATTGCGTGTCCTTGCGTTTGCAGCATTTCCCAAATTTTAGGATTACTTCCTGTTGCCAAAACTAATTTTTCTGTAGCATAGTTTTCATCCTGCGTATCGATTTTCCAATGATTTTCGGCTTTAAAAATCGATTGAACACTTTGTCCAGTCAAAACTTTAATACCTAATTTTCCCGTTGCTTCCAGGAAACAATCTATAATAGTTTGAGAGGAATTCGAAACCGGAAACATTCTTCCGTCGTCTTCGATTTTTAATTCAACACCATGTTTTTCGAACCATTCAATTGTATCGCCGGAACAAAATTGATGAAAAGGACCACGAAGTTCTTTCTCGCCACGCGGATAAAATTTAACCAATTCATTTGGCTCAAAACAAGCGTGTGTTACATTGCATCTTCCGCCACCGGAAACGCGGACTTTAGAAAGCACTTCTTTTCCTCTTTCTAAAATGGCAATTTTCAGTTTCGGATTTTTCTCTGCAA
This genomic interval carries:
- a CDS encoding NAD(P)/FAD-dependent oxidoreductase, yielding MIKNFDIIIVGGGAAGFFTAINIAEKNPKLKIAILERGKEVLSKVRVSGGGRCNVTHACFEPNELVKFYPRGEKELRGPFHQFCSGDTIEWFEKHGVELKIEDDGRMFPVSNSSQTIIDCFLEATGKLGIKVLTGQSVQSIFKAENHWKIDTQDENYATEKLVLATGSNPKIWEMLQTQGHAIVSPVPSLFTFNIKDPRIKELPGVAAQVTVNVKDTKLESTGPLLITHWGMSGPAILKLSAWGARILFDKNYQFTIFVNWLNDVDTEDAEKILKDLKQEHAKKAVSKKSPFDFPNRLWESLVLASEIEAETKWADLSKNQLQNLASQLTKAKFQVNGKSTFKEEFVTAGGIDLKEINFKTMESKLHQNLYFAGEIVNIDAITGGFNFQNAWTSGFILANNI
- a CDS encoding HAD family hydrolase; its protein translation is MKFKGVIFDLDGTLVNSLEDISDAMNTILQRLNFPTHSYDDYQYFIGSGLRNLVSKALPASNNTEREIEISFQNMITEYREICTLKTKPYNGIIELLDHLASQDFKLAVFSNKADELTKKIVAEIFPDYFDAAIGLSTESLKKPNPFEAIEISKSWNLKTDEILFVGDSDIDILTATNAKMFPVGVSWGYRTKDELIATGAKLVLNNPSDLLEIL